The proteins below are encoded in one region of Buttiauxella gaviniae:
- a CDS encoding MFS transporter → MILDTAVESKKGNHTRYLILLIIFIVTTINYADRATLSIAGTEVAKELQLSAISMGYIFSAFGWAYLLMQIPGGWLLDRYGSKKVYTYSLFFWSLFTFMQGFVDMIPLAYAGISMFFMRFMLGFSEAPSFPANARIVAAWFPTKERGTASAIFNSAQYFSLALFSPLLGWLTFAWGWEHVFTVMGGIGFVLTFLWVKFIHNPTDHPRMSQEELDYITKGGAVVDMDHKKPGVVVEGPKLHYIKQLLTNRMMLGVFFGQYFINTITWFFLTWFPIYLVQDKGMSILKVGMVASIPALCGFAGGVLGGVFSDSLIKRGYSLTVARKVPIVLGMLLASTIILCNYTDSTALVVTLMAFAFFGKGFGALGWPVIADTAPKEMVGLCGAVFNVFGNVASIVTPLVIGYLVSELHSFNAALIFVGCSALAAMVCYLFVVGDIKRMELQK, encoded by the coding sequence ATGATTTTGGATACAGCTGTTGAGTCAAAAAAAGGTAATCACACCCGATATTTAATATTATTGATTATCTTTATTGTAACGACCATTAACTACGCGGACCGCGCTACGCTCTCTATTGCAGGTACTGAAGTTGCGAAAGAATTGCAGCTCAGTGCAATCTCAATGGGCTATATTTTTTCGGCATTTGGTTGGGCTTACCTGCTGATGCAAATCCCCGGCGGCTGGTTACTTGACCGCTACGGCTCCAAGAAAGTTTATACGTACAGCTTGTTCTTCTGGTCGCTGTTTACGTTCATGCAGGGGTTTGTCGATATGATACCGCTGGCATACGCCGGTATCTCCATGTTCTTTATGCGTTTTATGCTCGGCTTCTCTGAAGCGCCTTCATTCCCGGCAAACGCCCGCATTGTTGCGGCCTGGTTCCCAACGAAAGAACGCGGGACTGCATCGGCTATTTTTAACTCCGCACAATATTTCTCGCTGGCGCTGTTCTCACCTTTGCTCGGCTGGCTGACCTTCGCCTGGGGCTGGGAACATGTGTTTACCGTGATGGGCGGCATCGGTTTTGTGCTGACCTTCCTGTGGGTGAAATTTATCCATAACCCGACTGACCACCCTCGTATGTCTCAGGAGGAGCTGGATTACATCACTAAAGGTGGCGCGGTGGTGGATATGGACCACAAAAAGCCGGGCGTCGTCGTCGAAGGGCCAAAACTGCATTACATCAAACAATTGCTGACTAACCGTATGATGCTGGGCGTGTTCTTTGGTCAGTACTTTATCAACACCATCACCTGGTTCTTCCTGACCTGGTTCCCGATTTACCTGGTGCAAGATAAAGGCATGTCGATTCTGAAAGTGGGGATGGTTGCCTCTATTCCGGCACTGTGCGGTTTTGCCGGGGGTGTGTTAGGTGGCGTGTTCTCAGATTCGTTAATCAAACGCGGTTACTCGCTGACCGTTGCCCGTAAAGTACCGATTGTTCTCGGGATGCTGCTGGCTTCAACCATCATTCTTTGTAACTACACCGATAGCACGGCGCTGGTCGTCACGCTGATGGCGTTCGCTTTCTTCGGCAAAGGTTTTGGTGCTCTTGGCTGGCCGGTTATCGCTGACACCGCGCCAAAAGAGATGGTCGGTCTGTGCGGCGCAGTATTTAACGTGTTCGGTAACGTCGCTTCAATCGTAACGCCCCTGGTGATTGGCTACCTGGTCAGCGAACTTCACTCCTTCAATGCAGCACTGATTTTTGTGGGCTGCTCTGCGCTGGCAGCGATGGTTTGTTATCTGTTCGTAGTGGGTGACATTAAACGTATGGAATTGCAGAAGTAA
- a CDS encoding LysR family transcriptional regulator — MTEPDLNLLIALDVLLAEGSVAGAARRLGLSASAMSRTLSRLRATVGDPLLVRAGRNMVLTPYAEEIRERAQNAAFEARAILRPPSNSLNLATLERHFTLRTNAGFIEIFGAALIDAVAAVAPLVQLRFMPKPEKTAKYLREGLIDLEVGVLGEMGPEIRLTALYRDRFVGVVRKGHPLEQEGEMTPEKYAASGHVVVSRHERGTGPVDVLLAELNLTRKIAAMVPGFPAALAVAQASDLVALVPETFLLNQPGLYGNPGEARVHIFDLPVKTKEITISLMWHPRSEVDPAHRWLRQLVMSVCRERVPG; from the coding sequence ATGACTGAACCCGATCTGAACTTACTCATCGCCCTTGATGTGCTTCTTGCGGAAGGAAGTGTGGCTGGCGCTGCGCGTCGTCTGGGGTTAAGCGCTTCGGCGATGAGCCGGACGCTGAGCCGCCTGCGTGCGACGGTTGGCGATCCGCTATTAGTGCGGGCAGGGCGCAATATGGTGCTGACGCCTTACGCGGAAGAAATCCGTGAGCGCGCGCAAAACGCCGCCTTTGAAGCGCGGGCCATTCTTCGCCCTCCTTCAAATTCCCTGAATCTTGCAACACTTGAGCGCCATTTCACGCTGCGAACAAACGCCGGGTTTATTGAGATTTTTGGTGCGGCGTTGATTGATGCCGTTGCCGCTGTCGCGCCTTTGGTGCAACTGCGTTTTATGCCAAAACCTGAGAAAACCGCGAAATATTTGCGCGAAGGTCTGATCGATCTTGAAGTGGGCGTGCTCGGGGAAATGGGGCCGGAAATACGCTTAACCGCGCTCTATCGGGACAGATTTGTCGGGGTAGTCAGAAAAGGCCATCCGCTGGAGCAAGAGGGGGAAATGACTCCCGAGAAATACGCTGCGTCAGGGCATGTAGTAGTTTCGCGCCATGAAAGAGGCACAGGCCCGGTGGATGTATTGCTGGCAGAACTGAATTTAACCCGCAAGATTGCGGCGATGGTTCCGGGTTTTCCCGCGGCTTTGGCGGTGGCTCAGGCGTCAGATTTAGTGGCGCTGGTGCCGGAGACTTTTTTGTTAAACCAGCCGGGTTTGTATGGCAATCCAGGTGAAGCGAGAGTACATATCTTCGATCTTCCTGTGAAAACCAAAGAAATTACGATCTCTTTGATGTGGCACCCGCGCTCGGAAGTTGACCCGGCACATCGCTGGTTACGGCAGCTGGTGATGAGCGTTTGCCGTGAGCGAGTGCCGGGGTAA
- the garL gene encoding 2-dehydro-3-deoxyglucarate aldolase — protein sequence MNSNVFPNKFKAALAAHQTQIGCWSALANPISTEVLGLAGFDWIVLDGEHAPNDITTFIPQLMALTGSHSAPVVRAPTNDPVVIKRLLDIGFYNFLIPFVETQEEAALAVSSTRYPPEGIRGVSVSHRSNGYGTVVDYFKQVNQNITILVQIESQEGVDNLDAIAATDGVDGIFVGPGDLSAALGHLGNPSHPEVQSAIQHIFARAKAHGKPSGILAPAEADARRYLEWGATFVAVGSDLGIFRAATQKLCDQFKK from the coding sequence ATGAATAGCAACGTTTTCCCAAATAAATTCAAAGCAGCACTGGCAGCACATCAAACGCAAATCGGTTGCTGGTCTGCATTAGCAAATCCTATCAGCACCGAAGTGCTGGGCCTGGCCGGTTTCGACTGGATTGTGCTGGATGGCGAACATGCGCCAAATGACATTACCACGTTCATTCCGCAACTGATGGCGCTGACCGGCAGCCATAGCGCGCCGGTGGTACGTGCCCCTACCAACGACCCGGTGGTGATTAAGCGTTTGCTGGATATTGGTTTCTATAACTTCCTGATCCCGTTTGTTGAGACTCAGGAAGAAGCGGCCCTGGCGGTCTCTTCAACCCGCTATCCGCCGGAAGGTATTCGCGGTGTGTCGGTTTCGCACCGCAGTAACGGCTACGGCACCGTGGTGGATTATTTTAAGCAGGTGAATCAGAACATCACGATTCTGGTGCAAATCGAAAGCCAGGAAGGCGTTGATAACCTGGATGCGATTGCCGCAACGGACGGCGTGGACGGGATTTTTGTCGGCCCTGGTGATTTATCTGCGGCATTGGGCCACCTCGGTAACCCGTCGCATCCTGAAGTACAAAGCGCAATCCAACATATTTTTGCCCGTGCAAAAGCACACGGTAAGCCGTCAGGCATTCTGGCTCCCGCTGAAGCCGACGCCAGGCGTTACCTGGAATGGGGCGCAACATTCGTCGCCGTCGGCAGTGATTTAGGTATTTTCCGTGCGGCGACTCAGAAGCTGTGCGACCAGTTTAAAAAATAA
- a CDS encoding AAA family ATPase, whose amino-acid sequence MIKSLYIDNYRSVRKLSIDLERLNVVFGPNGCGKSNIYKAIHLIHGAAAGQLSHWLSDEGGIQKVMWAGDRARGYASAPRRMTLAVETDDFEYELQVGFPDKLPYPTMFDLDPIVKEEQIWLSGFRRRPSSSIMHRRNQAVFLNDVNGEKVTHAATLYENESLFGQLGEPHLYPEVSSARETLRNWRFYHEFDISKGAGLRLPQVGYRSPVLAGDGLNLAAAFQTIVEIGDSELLFAVLDEAFPECLFFCDNSNGRFQMMMHRQGINRPLESAEFSDGTLRFLCLTVALLSPRPPHFIALNEPENSLHPQMLPALARLIAEASRYTQIWLTSHSPELATLIERYTPFTLYQLAIENGETRVNRLS is encoded by the coding sequence ATGATCAAATCCCTGTATATCGACAACTACCGCTCAGTGCGCAAACTCTCCATCGATCTGGAACGATTAAATGTGGTTTTCGGCCCCAACGGCTGCGGGAAATCCAATATCTACAAAGCGATCCACTTGATCCACGGTGCGGCAGCGGGGCAGCTTTCCCACTGGCTGTCTGACGAAGGTGGGATCCAGAAGGTGATGTGGGCGGGGGATCGCGCTCGCGGGTATGCCAGCGCGCCGCGCCGCATGACTTTAGCCGTTGAAACCGATGATTTTGAGTATGAATTGCAGGTAGGCTTTCCGGACAAACTTCCGTACCCAACCATGTTCGATCTCGATCCTATCGTTAAAGAAGAGCAGATCTGGCTGAGTGGTTTTCGCCGTCGCCCTTCGTCTTCCATTATGCATCGCCGCAACCAGGCGGTTTTTCTCAACGATGTTAACGGCGAAAAAGTTACGCATGCCGCCACGCTTTACGAAAATGAATCGTTGTTTGGTCAGCTTGGCGAGCCTCATCTTTATCCGGAAGTTTCCAGCGCGCGTGAAACGCTGCGCAACTGGCGCTTTTATCACGAATTTGATATCTCAAAAGGGGCTGGGTTACGTTTGCCGCAGGTGGGTTATCGCTCGCCGGTGCTGGCAGGGGATGGGCTTAATTTAGCCGCGGCTTTCCAGACGATTGTGGAAATTGGTGATAGCGAACTGTTGTTTGCAGTGCTGGATGAGGCGTTCCCGGAGTGCTTGTTCTTCTGCGATAACAGCAACGGGCGCTTTCAGATGATGATGCACCGCCAGGGCATTAATCGCCCGCTGGAGTCGGCTGAGTTTTCTGACGGAACGCTGCGTTTCCTGTGCCTGACAGTGGCGCTACTCAGCCCGCGCCCGCCACATTTTATTGCGCTAAATGAACCAGAGAACAGCCTGCATCCGCAAATGCTGCCTGCGCTGGCGCGGCTGATTGCCGAGGCGAGCCGTTATACGCAAATCTGGTTAACCAGCCATTCGCCTGAGTTGGCGACCCTTATTGAAAGATATACGCCGTTTACGCTCTATCAACTGGCCATTGAAAATGGTGAGACGCGGGTAAATCGGCTTTCCTGA
- the garD gene encoding galactarate dehydratase: protein MSNIEIKQQPPGSFYIKVHEIDNVAIIVNDNGLKAGTRFPDGLELIEHIPQGHKAALVDIPAHGEIIRYGEVIGYAVRDIPRGSWIDESLVELPKAPPLNTLPLATKVPEPLPPLEGYTFEGYRNADGSVGTKNLLGITTSVHCVAGVVDYVIKIIERELLPRYPNVDGVVGLNHLYGCGVAINAPAAVIPIRTIHNISLNPNFGGEIMVIGLGCEKLQPERLLEGTDDVQAISVGNASIVRLQDEHHVGFKSMVDDILTVAEHHLAKLNQRQRETCPASELVVGMQCGGSDAFSGVTANPAVGYASDLLVRCGATVMFSEVTEVRDAIHLLTPRAINEEVGKRLLEEMEWYDNYLDMGKTDRSANPSPGNKKGGLANVVEKALGSIAKSGKSAIVEVLSPGQRPTKRGLIFAATPASDFVCGTQQVASGITVQVFTTGRGTPYGLLAVPVIKMATRTALANRWYDLMDINAGTIATGEATIEDVGLELFKFILDVASGRKKTFSDQWGLHNALAVFNPAPVT, encoded by the coding sequence ATGTCAAACATAGAAATAAAACAGCAGCCGCCAGGGTCGTTCTATATAAAAGTTCATGAAATAGATAACGTCGCTATTATTGTTAATGACAATGGCCTGAAGGCTGGCACCCGATTCCCGGACGGGCTTGAACTGATCGAGCACATTCCACAAGGCCACAAAGCCGCACTGGTGGATATTCCTGCCCATGGCGAAATAATCCGATATGGCGAAGTTATTGGTTATGCGGTGCGTGATATTCCGCGCGGAAGCTGGATTGACGAATCCTTAGTGGAATTGCCAAAAGCGCCTCCGCTCAACACCCTGCCATTAGCCACGAAAGTGCCAGAGCCATTACCGCCTCTGGAAGGTTATACCTTCGAGGGTTATCGCAACGCAGACGGCAGCGTTGGCACGAAAAACTTGCTCGGCATCACCACCAGCGTGCATTGCGTCGCAGGCGTAGTCGATTACGTCATCAAAATTATCGAACGCGAATTGCTCCCGCGCTACCCGAACGTCGACGGCGTGGTGGGCCTGAATCACCTCTACGGTTGCGGCGTGGCGATCAACGCGCCTGCGGCTGTCATCCCCATTCGCACTATCCATAACATTTCGCTGAACCCAAACTTTGGCGGCGAGATTATGGTGATTGGCCTGGGCTGTGAGAAGTTACAGCCAGAGCGCCTGCTGGAAGGCACCGACGACGTTCAGGCAATTAGCGTCGGTAACGCCAGCATTGTTCGCCTGCAAGACGAACACCACGTCGGCTTTAAGTCGATGGTCGATGACATTCTTACCGTCGCCGAGCACCATCTGGCGAAACTTAATCAGCGTCAGCGTGAAACCTGCCCGGCTTCTGAACTGGTGGTGGGGATGCAGTGCGGCGGAAGCGATGCGTTCTCAGGCGTGACGGCGAACCCGGCCGTGGGCTACGCGTCTGACCTGCTGGTGCGCTGTGGCGCAACGGTGATGTTCTCTGAAGTCACCGAAGTGCGTGACGCCATCCATCTGTTAACGCCGCGCGCCATCAACGAAGAGGTGGGAAAACGTCTGCTTGAAGAGATGGAATGGTACGATAACTATCTCGATATGGGCAAAACAGACCGCAGCGCCAACCCATCCCCAGGCAACAAAAAAGGCGGTCTGGCAAACGTGGTGGAAAAAGCCCTCGGTTCGATAGCCAAATCAGGCAAAAGCGCGATTGTGGAAGTACTTTCCCCTGGCCAGCGGCCAACCAAACGCGGCCTGATTTTCGCCGCCACGCCGGCCAGCGATTTCGTCTGCGGTACACAGCAGGTGGCATCGGGCATTACGGTTCAGGTATTTACTACCGGGCGCGGTACGCCATACGGATTGTTAGCGGTTCCGGTGATTAAAATGGCAACCCGCACCGCACTGGCAAACCGCTGGTATGACTTAATGGACATCAACGCTGGCACTATCGCCACGGGCGAAGCAACTATTGAAGATGTCGGCCTGGAGTTATTTAAATTTATTCTGGATGTCGCGAGCGGACGCAAGAAAACCTTCTCGGATCAGTGGGGCCTGCACAACGCCCTGGCGGTGTTTAACCCGGCTCCGGTGACCTGA
- a CDS encoding DeoR family transcriptional regulator, whose amino-acid sequence MSNTDAATDKRVTGTSERREQIIQRLRQQGSVQVNDLSSFFGVSTVTIRNDLAFLEKQGVAVRAYGGALVCDSLTAQVEPTVEDKSSLNTSLKRSIARVAADLIKPGHRVILDSGTTTYEIARHMRNHKEVIAMTNGMNVANALLEAEGVELLMTGGHLRRQSLSFYGDQADQSLQNYHFDMLFLGVDAIDLERGVSTHNEDEARLNRRMCEVAERIIVVTDSSKFNRSSLHKIIDTQRIHMVITDAGIPAESLNGLRKGGIEVVLVGES is encoded by the coding sequence ATCATTCAGCGCCTTCGCCAACAAGGAAGTGTGCAGGTTAATGATCTCTCATCATTTTTTGGAGTTTCCACGGTAACGATCCGTAACGATCTCGCTTTCCTGGAAAAGCAGGGCGTTGCGGTGCGCGCCTACGGCGGAGCATTAGTTTGCGATTCACTTACGGCCCAGGTTGAACCGACCGTTGAAGATAAAAGTTCGCTGAATACCTCATTGAAACGCAGCATTGCACGGGTTGCGGCGGATCTGATCAAACCCGGTCATCGCGTGATCCTCGACTCCGGTACCACAACTTATGAAATTGCGCGCCATATGCGCAACCATAAAGAGGTGATAGCCATGACCAACGGCATGAACGTGGCGAACGCGTTGCTGGAAGCTGAAGGGGTGGAATTGCTGATGACCGGCGGGCATTTGCGCCGCCAGTCGCTCTCATTTTATGGCGATCAGGCCGATCAATCCCTGCAAAATTATCACTTCGATATGCTATTTCTTGGCGTAGATGCCATCGATCTTGAGCGCGGTGTCAGTACCCACAACGAAGATGAGGCGCGTCTTAACCGCCGGATGTGTGAAGTGGCAGAACGCATTATTGTGGTGACGGATTCCAGTAAGTTTAACCGCTCCAGCCTGCATAAAATTATTGATACCCAAAGGATTCATATGGTTATCACCGATGCGGGTATCCCCGCTGAAAGCCTGAATGGATTGCGTAAAGGTGGGATTGAAGTGGTGCTGGTGGGTGAAAGTTAA
- a CDS encoding MFS transporter, which produces MALFTNQPGDEGLPGRERGLAMAAVMTMTTMAVFDGSMINIALPQIARSLDASLGATVWVSNGYLLSAAMTLAIFAALSSRIGFRSIFTFGLTVFTLASVGCALSSSLEMLIIMRVLQGIGGAATLSIGPAILRSVFPNRLLGRILGLNALLIGSSTAIAPILGGTILSTMSWQWLFAINIPLGIIAVILTLRVIPDNPALKREPFDFAGAVLSAVALGALIMAADAFTHPGNGEMTMAVIYASAAIITGMAFVWVQRRVTKPLLPLDIFASSRFSLAALTSLASFVSQGITFIALPFLFQSVYGYSALVSALLFTPWPIGIILAAPHAGRLADRYSAAIISTVGLCIFATGLALLAILPEQAHAWDICLRSLLCGIGFGCFQSPNNREMLSNASRENSGYASGVLAIMRTFGQCLGAAFVGVMMSIYAQSSAVHLSLWMAVIATVLAIILSVSRLRGYKLSRT; this is translated from the coding sequence ATGGCACTTTTTACCAACCAGCCAGGCGATGAAGGATTACCCGGCCGCGAACGCGGTTTAGCGATGGCAGCCGTCATGACAATGACGACAATGGCCGTATTTGACGGCTCAATGATCAACATCGCCTTGCCGCAAATCGCCCGATCGCTTGATGCATCACTGGGTGCCACCGTCTGGGTTTCCAACGGTTATCTGTTATCGGCGGCGATGACACTTGCGATATTCGCCGCGCTTTCCAGCCGCATCGGCTTTCGCTCCATTTTCACCTTCGGCCTCACTGTTTTCACACTGGCCTCCGTTGGCTGCGCGCTTTCATCATCGCTGGAAATGCTCATTATTATGCGCGTACTGCAGGGTATTGGCGGTGCCGCCACGTTAAGCATTGGCCCGGCAATCCTGCGCTCGGTTTTCCCCAACCGCCTGCTGGGGCGAATACTTGGCCTGAACGCATTGCTGATAGGTTCAAGCACCGCTATCGCACCAATTCTTGGCGGAACGATCCTCTCGACAATGAGCTGGCAATGGCTGTTTGCGATTAACATTCCGCTGGGCATTATTGCGGTGATCCTGACCCTACGCGTTATCCCTGACAACCCGGCGTTAAAACGGGAACCGTTTGATTTTGCAGGAGCCGTGTTATCCGCCGTCGCCTTAGGCGCACTGATTATGGCTGCGGACGCCTTTACCCATCCCGGCAACGGTGAAATGACAATGGCGGTGATTTACGCCAGCGCCGCCATCATCACAGGCATGGCTTTCGTCTGGGTTCAGCGGCGAGTGACGAAACCGCTGCTTCCTCTCGACATCTTTGCCTCGTCACGGTTTTCGCTGGCAGCGCTCACGTCGCTGGCCTCGTTTGTCAGCCAGGGAATTACCTTCATCGCATTACCGTTTCTTTTTCAGAGCGTATACGGTTACAGCGCACTGGTTTCAGCGTTGCTTTTCACCCCGTGGCCGATAGGTATTATTCTTGCTGCACCGCATGCCGGACGCCTCGCCGACCGCTATTCCGCCGCGATCATTTCAACCGTTGGATTGTGCATTTTCGCCACAGGACTGGCACTGCTGGCAATCCTGCCGGAACAGGCGCACGCCTGGGATATTTGCCTGCGCAGCTTGCTGTGCGGCATCGGTTTTGGCTGCTTTCAAAGCCCGAATAACAGAGAGATGTTGTCGAACGCATCGCGGGAAAACAGCGGCTACGCATCCGGCGTGCTGGCAATCATGCGCACCTTTGGGCAATGCCTGGGCGCCGCGTTCGTTGGCGTGATGATGTCGATTTATGCGCAGAGCAGCGCCGTGCATTTAAGCCTCTGGATGGCGGTTATCGCCACGGTATTAGCGATTATTCTCAGCGTGAGTCGCCTGCGGGGGTATAAGTTGTCACGGACGTAG
- the garK gene encoding glycerate 2-kinase translates to MKIVIAPDSYKESLSAVDVAKAIEKGFREIFPDAEYISVPVADGGEGTVDAMISATQGKKITTTVTGPLGEPVTACWGMSGDGKTAFIEMAEASGLALVPTENRNPLITTSHGTGELILRALDNGARNIIIGIGGSATNDGGAGMVQALGAKLCDATGKEISHGGGSLMGLNTIDISQLDSRLAGCVINVACDVTNPLIGENGASRIFGPQKGADEAMIVELDANLAHFADVIKKDLHIDVKNAEGAGAAGGMGAALMAFLGAELRSGVEIVTEALHLEEHIHDCSLVVTGEGRMDSQSIRGKVPVGVAAVAKKYRKPVIGIAGSLTRDVEVVHQYGIDAVFSVLNSVGTLEEALKNAFENIYRASRNIAAMVAIGMNTPS, encoded by the coding sequence ATGAAAATCGTAATCGCACCCGACTCTTATAAAGAAAGCCTCTCAGCGGTTGATGTGGCGAAGGCTATTGAAAAAGGATTTCGCGAAATATTTCCTGATGCGGAATATATATCAGTCCCGGTTGCAGATGGCGGGGAGGGGACGGTCGATGCCATGATCAGTGCCACGCAGGGCAAGAAAATCACCACGACGGTGACCGGGCCGCTGGGCGAGCCGGTGACGGCATGTTGGGGAATGTCCGGCGATGGCAAAACCGCGTTTATTGAAATGGCCGAAGCCAGTGGGCTTGCGCTGGTGCCAACCGAGAACCGTAACCCTCTTATTACCACTTCGCACGGCACCGGAGAGTTGATTTTGCGCGCTCTGGATAACGGTGCGCGCAATATTATTATCGGCATCGGCGGGAGTGCGACTAACGATGGCGGTGCGGGGATGGTGCAGGCGCTGGGCGCAAAACTGTGCGACGCAACGGGCAAAGAAATCAGCCACGGCGGCGGCAGTTTAATGGGCCTGAACACCATCGATATTTCCCAGCTTGATAGCCGTTTGGCGGGCTGTGTGATTAACGTGGCCTGCGATGTGACAAATCCCTTAATTGGCGAGAACGGGGCATCACGTATTTTTGGGCCGCAAAAAGGTGCCGACGAAGCGATGATTGTTGAGCTGGATGCTAATCTTGCTCATTTTGCCGATGTGATTAAAAAGGACTTACACATCGATGTGAAGAATGCAGAAGGCGCGGGAGCGGCAGGCGGTATGGGGGCGGCATTAATGGCGTTCCTCGGCGCCGAACTGCGCAGCGGCGTGGAAATTGTGACGGAAGCGCTGCATCTGGAAGAACATATTCATGACTGTTCGCTGGTGGTGACCGGTGAAGGGCGCATGGATAGCCAAAGTATTCGCGGCAAAGTGCCGGTGGGCGTGGCGGCGGTCGCGAAAAAGTACCGTAAACCGGTGATCGGTATTGCCGGGTCGCTCACGCGTGATGTTGAAGTTGTTCATCAATATGGTATCGATGCGGTATTTAGCGTGCTTAATAGTGTGGGCACGCTGGAAGAGGCGCTGAAAAATGCGTTTGAAAATATTTACCGCGCGTCGCGCAATATTGCCGCGATGGTGGCGATCGGGATGAATACTCCATCTTAG
- a CDS encoding pirin family protein, with protein MITPRTAKQCGKADYGWLQARYTFSFGHYFDPKLLGYASLRVLNQEVLAPGASFQPRTYPNVDILNLILEGEAEYRDSEGNHVQAKAGEALLLSTQPGLSYSEHNLSKEHSLTRMQLWLDACPERENPLVQKITLTDGVHQLLASPDGSKESLQLRQQVWIHQIELEKGQQVSFQLHGPRAYLQSIHGTVHAVTSTEEKEGLTCGDGAFIRDEANITLVADTPLRALLIDLPV; from the coding sequence ATGATTACGCCAAGAACTGCCAAACAATGCGGGAAAGCGGACTATGGTTGGCTCCAGGCCCGCTATACCTTTTCCTTCGGTCACTACTTCGACCCGAAATTGCTGGGCTATGCCTCATTGCGCGTACTCAACCAGGAAGTGTTAGCGCCAGGTGCATCATTTCAGCCGCGCACCTATCCCAATGTCGATATTCTTAATCTGATTCTGGAAGGCGAAGCGGAATACCGCGACAGCGAAGGTAATCATGTCCAGGCGAAAGCGGGCGAAGCGCTGCTGCTTTCCACGCAACCTGGGCTGAGTTACAGCGAGCATAACCTCAGCAAAGAGCATTCTCTGACGCGGATGCAACTGTGGCTTGATGCCTGCCCGGAGCGTGAAAACCCGCTGGTGCAAAAAATCACGCTTACCGATGGGGTGCATCAACTGCTGGCCTCTCCCGATGGCAGCAAAGAGAGCCTGCAACTGCGCCAACAGGTTTGGATCCACCAGATTGAACTGGAGAAAGGGCAGCAGGTGAGTTTCCAGTTGCACGGCCCACGCGCCTATTTGCAGTCGATCCACGGTACGGTGCACGCTGTCACTTCTACCGAGGAAAAAGAAGGGCTTACCTGCGGAGACGGCGCTTTTATCCGTGACGAAGCTAACATTACGCTGGTTGCAGATACCCCATTGCGTGCATTGCTGATAGATTTACCGGTCTGA
- the garR gene encoding 2-hydroxy-3-oxopropionate reductase — MTLKVGFIGLGIMGKPMSKNLIKAGYSLVVADRNAEAIADVIAAGAETATTPKAIAEQCDVIITMLPNSPHVKEVALGENGIIEGAKPGTVVIDMSSIAPLASREISEALKAKGIDMLDAPVSGGEPKAIEGTLSVMVGGDKAIFDKYYDLMKAMAGSVVHTGDIGAGNVTKLANQVIVALNIAAMSEALVLATKAGVNPELVFQAIRGGLAGSTVLEAKAPMVMDRNFKPGFRIDLHIKDLANALDTSHGVGAQLPLTAAVMEMMQALRADGHGNDDHSAIACYYEKLAKVEVSK, encoded by the coding sequence ATGACACTGAAAGTTGGGTTTATTGGCCTGGGCATCATGGGCAAACCAATGAGTAAAAACCTCATCAAAGCCGGTTATTCACTGGTGGTTGCCGACCGTAATGCAGAGGCGATTGCTGACGTTATCGCGGCGGGCGCTGAAACGGCGACAACGCCAAAAGCGATTGCCGAGCAATGTGATGTGATTATTACCATGCTGCCAAATTCGCCACACGTAAAAGAAGTGGCGCTGGGCGAAAACGGCATTATTGAAGGGGCGAAACCGGGTACCGTGGTTATCGACATGAGTTCCATTGCACCGCTGGCGAGCCGTGAAATCAGCGAAGCATTGAAGGCCAAAGGCATCGATATGCTGGATGCGCCGGTCAGCGGTGGCGAGCCAAAAGCGATTGAAGGCACACTGTCGGTGATGGTCGGTGGCGATAAAGCAATTTTCGATAAGTATTACGACCTGATGAAAGCGATGGCGGGTTCCGTGGTGCATACCGGCGATATTGGCGCGGGTAACGTCACCAAACTGGCAAATCAGGTGATTGTGGCGCTGAACATCGCGGCGATGTCTGAAGCGCTGGTGCTGGCGACCAAAGCGGGCGTTAACCCGGAATTAGTCTTCCAGGCTATTCGCGGTGGCCTTGCGGGCAGCACGGTGCTGGAAGCGAAAGCGCCGATGGTCATGGACCGTAACTTCAAGCCCGGTTTCCGCATCGATCTACACATTAAAGATCTGGCGAACGCGCTGGATACTTCCCACGGTGTTGGCGCGCAACTGCCGCTGACGGCGGCGGTTATGGAGATGATGCAGGCGCTGCGTGCCGATGGCCATGGTAACGACGATCACAGCGCAATCGCGTGCTACTACGAAAAACTGGCGAAAGTAGAAGTCAGTAAATAA